Part of the Geobacter pickeringii genome, GGCGAAACCGTCAGATTCGGCATCTCCATCGACGAGATGCTCCTGGAGAGCTTTGACCGGCTCATCGAGCAGAAGGGGTACATGAACCGTTCCGAGGCGATCCGCGACCTGATCCGGGGGGCCCTGGTGGAGCTCAAGTGGGAGGCGGGGGAGGAGGAGACCGTCGGCACCGTCACCCTCGTCTACAACCACCATGTGCGCGATCTTTCCGACAAGCTGACCGAGCAGCAGCACGCCCATCACAACGAGATCATCTCCGCCCTCCACGTCCATCTCGACCCCCACAACTGCCTGGAGGTCCTCGTGGTCCGGGGAAAGGCCCGGGAGGTGAAAAAGATCGCCGACGAGCTGATCGGCACCAAGGGTGTCAAGCACGGCAAGCTCGTCATGACCACGACGGGGGAAGAGCTGCACTGAGTCCGGCACCGAAGGCCGCGGGCTGGCGACGGCGGTTCTGCTCCCTTGTAAAATATGTTCCGTTATGCTCTAATCTTCCGGTGGAATCGAACGTCTTCATAGCCCTCGGCTCGAACCAGGGAGAGCGGGAACTGAACCTGCTGCGGGGAGTGGCCGAGGTCGGCAAGCTGCCCGGGACGCGGATCACCGCCCTCTCGGGATTCTACGACACCGAGCCGGTGGGGCCGGTCCCCCAGGAGAACTTCCTCAACGCGGTCCTGCGGGTCGAGACCACCCTTTCCCCCCGCGAGCTCCTCGCCGCGCTCCAGGGGATTGAGACCGCCGTCTTCGGGAGGCGCCGGGAGATTCCCTGGGGCCCCCGCACCATGGACCTGGACATCCTCCTCTACGGCAGCCTGCTCCTCGACGGGGACGACCTCGTCATTCCCCACCCCCGGCTCCATGAACGCCGCTTCGTCCTCGTTCCCCTGGCGGAGATCGCCCCCGACGTCATCCACCCCCGCCTCGGCCGGCGGATGGATGAGCTGCTGCGCGCCATACCCGCGGGGGAGCGGGTGACCAAGGTCTAGGAGTTCGCAATGACGAGAATGCTGATCTGGCTCCTCCTCATCTACGTGGGGTACCGGGTGGTGAAGGGGATGGGGCAGAAGAAGGACGGAGACGCGCCGCCGGTCGCCGGTCCGGTGAAGGAGGAGACCTTCCGGGACCCGGTCTGCGGGGTCTATGTGACCGAGGAGGATGCGGTCATCGGTCGGTTGGAGGGGGAGCGGATCCATTTCTGCTCCATGGCCTGCCTGGAGAAGTACCGCGAGAAGATTGAAAGCAGGTGAGCCGCCGGTGCGGTTCGCCCACTTACGCCATAACACACCCATGGAGGTAGCAGCATGAAGTTTTTCATCGACACCGCTGACGTCAACGAGATCCGCGAGGCCCACGAGCTCGG contains:
- the nikR gene encoding nickel-responsive transcriptional regulator NikR; the encoded protein is MGETVRFGISIDEMLLESFDRLIEQKGYMNRSEAIRDLIRGALVELKWEAGEEETVGTVTLVYNHHVRDLSDKLTEQQHAHHNEIISALHVHLDPHNCLEVLVVRGKAREVKKIADELIGTKGVKHGKLVMTTTGEELH
- the folK gene encoding 2-amino-4-hydroxy-6-hydroxymethyldihydropteridine diphosphokinase; this translates as MESNVFIALGSNQGERELNLLRGVAEVGKLPGTRITALSGFYDTEPVGPVPQENFLNAVLRVETTLSPRELLAALQGIETAVFGRRREIPWGPRTMDLDILLYGSLLLDGDDLVIPHPRLHERRFVLVPLAEIAPDVIHPRLGRRMDELLRAIPAGERVTKV
- a CDS encoding transcriptional regulator, with protein sequence MTRMLIWLLLIYVGYRVVKGMGQKKDGDAPPVAGPVKEETFRDPVCGVYVTEEDAVIGRLEGERIHFCSMACLEKYREKIESR